From a region of the Lactuca sativa cultivar Salinas chromosome 4, Lsat_Salinas_v11, whole genome shotgun sequence genome:
- the LOC122197407 gene encoding microtubule-associated protein 70-1: MGSFFSFIRVANEFVFEAYKVTGVQRVTGCFSNDPEIKKINDEKKASMADQFVAEATLRAVPAAEIQAIVGPLEAGWKRDCTWHKT; this comes from the exons ATGGGGAGCTTTTTCTCTTTTATAAGAGTGGCAAACGAATTCGTATTTGAAGCATACAAGGTAACAG GTGTTCAAAGGGTTACTGGATGCTTCAGCAAT GATCCtgaaatcaaaaaaataaatgaTGAGAAGAAAGCATCAATGGCAGACCAATTTGTAGCAGAAGCTACTTTACGAGCAGTTCCTGCAGCCGAAATTCAAGCCATTGTTGGACCTTTGGAAGCTGGCTGGAAAAGAG attGTACTTGGCATAAAACTTGA
- the LOC111897300 gene encoding uncharacterized protein LOC111897300 translates to MSNIAKLEFAALEVSGKNYVPWMIDVKMHLESIGISNAIYEFNNSLAQDKAKTQVFLRKHIDEMLRFEYLDVTDPSILWNLLKERFDHQKEVTLPNARDEWRILRFQDFKKCGQEVTDEDMLGNTYSTYHVTNITLMQQYWMQKFTRYSKLNACMFVAEQNNELLMKNHESHPMGSVALPEANATNIDGHQNNTHGRGRGRGRGRGRAYFNRNQSHNQNYNSSRGQGNNRGCRQKRNTYQYSQRNNVYTQDKAKVAKHDTGTSQKSDGSCYRCGSIGHWSRTCRTPTHLCQLYQDSIKGKGKEANLIDNVEFTLLNVADFCNDMEDIN, encoded by the exons ATGTCCAACATTGCAAAGCTCGAGTTTGCAGCACTTGAAGTTAGTGGGAAAAACTATGTGCCATGGATGATAGATGTAAAAATGCATCTTGAGTCCATAGGAATCTCAAATGCTATATATGAATTTAATAATTCTTTGGCACAAGACAAAGCAAAAACACAAGTTTTCCTTCGTAAGCATATTGATGAAATGTTAAGATTTGAATATCTTGATGTTACTGATCCAAGTATTCTCTGGAATCTTTTGAAAGAAAGATTTGACCATCAAAAGGAAGTTACACTTCCAAATGCTAGAGATGAATGGAGAATACTGAGGTTTCAAGACTTCAAAAAA TGTGGACAAGAAGTTACTGATGAAGATATGTTGGGGAATACTTACTCCACATATCATGTAACAAACATTACCTTGATGCAACAATATTGGATGCAAAAGTTCACAAGATATTCTAAACTAAATGCATGTATGTTCGTTGCAGAGCAAAACAATGAACTCTTGATGAAAAACCATGAATCTCATCCAATGGGATCAGTAGCACTTCCTGAAGCAAATGCTACAAATATTGATGGTCATCAAAACAATACACACGGACGAGGGCGTGGTCGTGGTCGAGGACGAGGTCGTGCCTATTTTAATCGAAACCAAAGTCATAATCAGAACTATAATTCTAGTCGTGGACAAGGTAATAATCGTGGTTGTAGGCAGAAAAGGAATACTTACCAATATTCACAAAGAAACAATGTCTACACACAAGATAAGGCCAAAGTGGCAAAGCATGACACTGGGACATCACAAAAATCTGATGGTTCATGTTATAGATGTGGTAGCATAGGCCATTGGTCAAGGACCTGTCGCACACCTACACATCTTTGTCAACTTTATCAAGATTCcattaaaggaaaaggaaaagaagcAAACCTCATTGATAATGTTGAATTCACTCTGCTAAATGTTGCTGATTTCTGCAATGACATGGAAGACATAAACTAA